A region of Bacteroidia bacterium DNA encodes the following proteins:
- a CDS encoding AAA family ATPase: protein MKKSELSNYLKFREFKVYGTDEWYANDEKKYRTVFEQMETTYVWTEFSFYNKLFDERNWNLSCSIKAFRNSDNSLICDQDASMEIVKELNIVYIRKGWGMESAGAFWTAGSYRWEAWINDELFTTTEFTVNNYGIVTAQENPYFTVKHIKTFESGYNEPAINDRVYYGQFDSEGTRYVWVEFTFENKLNYSPTKSKSWKGELFFNYSDDTGRLKGTVTRNIDINLDTTEYTLSVGWGSETAGTWGKDNFRMAVVFMDQVVAVAPFTVADSFISLEEYTPYTGLNTLTTAGSTTAAITPPETIESVTEELESMVGLNNIKQKLKEYIQYLNFLKIRSEKGFSDSTQINLHAVFTGNPGTGKTTVANLLGKIYKVLGLLPRGHVHEVDRSDIIGEYIGQTAPKIKDAIGKAQGGILFIDEAYSLTRNKEDGKDFGQEVIEILVKEMNDPKNNFAVIVAGYPELMEKFLDFNPGLKSRFTAVYHFLDYTPQELILIADYAANKRSVTLETEARDFLYTRIVEDYRNRDETFGNARLVHSLIEEAKMNLGLRLMKSPDISSLTKEDFATIKVEDIKKIFAQKDRIVADIPIDEDLLRESLAELKAMVGLDSVKKEIDELVKLVRFYRETGRDVRKTFSLHAVFSGNPGTGKTTVARIVAKIYKALGILERGHLVEVDRQKLIASYLGQTAEKTNAVIDKSIGGILFIDEAYALTTSGDDYGREAVEAILKRMEDQRGQFVVIVAGYTDQMEQFLNSNPGLRSRFDRHFFFQDYDEHQLMQMALSLLAVEKLKPDAEAQEYLERFFTQIVSRKGKNFGNGRQVRKVIEASIKNQHLRLATLSPSLRTPEALYTLILDDVDDLVLEEPGKNRSSIGFGQTQ from the coding sequence ATGAAAAAAAGCGAATTAAGTAACTATCTGAAATTTAGAGAGTTTAAAGTATATGGTACAGATGAATGGTACGCAAATGATGAAAAGAAGTATCGTACCGTTTTTGAACAGATGGAAACAACTTATGTGTGGACAGAGTTTTCATTCTACAATAAACTCTTTGATGAAAGAAATTGGAATTTAAGTTGTAGCATCAAAGCTTTTCGTAACTCTGATAACAGTTTGATATGCGACCAAGATGCCAGCATGGAGATTGTTAAAGAGCTTAACATCGTTTATATCAGAAAGGGCTGGGGGATGGAGAGTGCTGGTGCATTCTGGACTGCCGGCAGCTATCGCTGGGAGGCATGGATAAATGACGAACTCTTTACCACCACAGAATTTACCGTAAACAACTATGGCATCGTAACGGCACAAGAAAACCCTTATTTTACCGTAAAACATATTAAAACCTTTGAGTCCGGCTACAATGAACCCGCTATCAATGACCGAGTTTATTACGGCCAATTTGACTCAGAAGGAACTCGCTATGTGTGGGTAGAATTTACTTTTGAAAATAAACTCAACTATTCTCCTACCAAAAGTAAGTCATGGAAAGGTGAACTTTTCTTCAACTACTCCGATGATACCGGCCGACTAAAAGGAACAGTTACCCGAAATATAGATATTAATTTAGATACTACAGAATATACCCTAAGTGTTGGTTGGGGTTCTGAAACAGCGGGTACTTGGGGTAAAGATAATTTCCGCATGGCCGTTGTCTTTATGGACCAAGTAGTTGCCGTGGCGCCATTCACCGTAGCAGATTCATTCATCTCATTAGAAGAATATACTCCCTACACAGGCTTAAATACCTTAACTACCGCCGGTAGCACTACGGCTGCGATAACACCTCCCGAAACCATAGAATCAGTAACCGAAGAACTTGAATCTATGGTTGGTTTAAATAATATTAAACAAAAGTTAAAAGAATACATCCAGTATCTAAACTTTTTAAAAATTCGCAGCGAAAAAGGGTTTAGTGATAGCACCCAGATAAACCTACATGCCGTTTTTACAGGAAACCCCGGTACAGGAAAAACAACGGTCGCAAACCTACTTGGTAAGATTTATAAAGTATTAGGCTTACTCCCACGCGGGCACGTTCACGAAGTTGACCGCAGCGATATTATTGGAGAATACATAGGCCAAACTGCCCCAAAAATCAAAGATGCAATCGGAAAAGCGCAAGGCGGAATCCTCTTTATTGATGAAGCCTACTCCCTAACACGAAATAAAGAAGACGGCAAAGACTTCGGGCAAGAAGTAATCGAAATCTTAGTAAAAGAAATGAATGACCCCAAAAATAACTTTGCAGTCATCGTTGCCGGCTATCCAGAACTCATGGAAAAATTCTTAGATTTTAATCCCGGATTAAAATCACGATTCACTGCCGTCTATCATTTTCTGGATTACACCCCGCAAGAACTTATCTTGATAGCAGACTACGCCGCCAACAAACGCAGCGTTACCTTAGAAACCGAAGCCAGAGACTTTTTATATACCCGAATTGTAGAAGACTACCGCAATAGAGACGAAACCTTCGGAAACGCCAGATTAGTGCATTCCCTGATAGAAGAAGCAAAAATGAACTTAGGGCTCAGACTAATGAAATCCCCAGACATTTCAAGCCTGACCAAAGAAGATTTCGCTACCATTAAAGTTGAAGATATTAAAAAGATATTTGCTCAAAAAGACAGAATTGTTGCTGATATTCCCATAGATGAAGATTTGCTGCGCGAATCCCTTGCTGAACTTAAAGCTATGGTAGGCTTAGACTCCGTAAAAAAAGAAATTGATGAGTTAGTTAAATTAGTGCGTTTTTACAGAGAAACTGGACGAGATGTTCGCAAAACCTTTTCCCTACATGCTGTTTTTTCAGGAAACCCCGGTACCGGAAAAACAACCGTAGCCCGTATTGTTGCCAAAATCTATAAAGCATTGGGAATCTTAGAACGCGGCCACTTAGTAGAAGTAGATAGACAAAAACTCATAGCCAGCTACTTAGGCCAAACAGCCGAAAAAACAAATGCCGTAATAGACAAATCTATCGGCGGAATTTTATTCATTGATGAAGCGTATGCACTCACTACCAGCGGTGATGACTACGGCAGAGAAGCTGTAGAAGCTATCTTAAAACGTATGGAAGACCAACGCGGCCAATTTGTTGTAATTGTAGCCGGCTATACAGACCAGATGGAGCAGTTTCTAAACTCTAACCCCGGCCTACGCTCCCGCTTTGATAGGCATTTCTTCTTCCAAGATTACGATGAACATCAATTAATGCAAATGGCATTATCCTTATTGGCAGTAGAAAAGTTAAAACCGGATGCCGAAGCACAAGAATACTTAGAACGATTCTTCACCCAAATAGTATCCAGAAAAGGTAAAAACTTTGGAAACGGCCGCCAAGTACGAAAGGTGATCGAAGCCTCCATCAAAAACCAACATTTACGGCTTGCTACATTATCGCCTTCCCTACGTACACCTGAAGCATTATACACGCTGATTTTAGACGATGTGGACGACCTTGTACTGGAAGAGCCCGGCAAAAATCGCAGCAGCATCGGATTTGGCCAAACCCAGTAA
- a CDS encoding universal stress protein, with protein sequence MKLNNIIMPTDFSESAKLALQFTSIIAKKADAKIHFVHIYNVPYAHSGTPDAGLTIDSAAHTKIREQLNAQMDALMAEPYMQGIKSDRHFLADMEPWEFVDRIKIDAGLIAMGTHGSKGNIWNSWMGTNTERVIRKAKIPVLSIPVGAVIDSIKRILFATDFQDDLDEIFPQIISFANFFNARIDVACIITPANYATSKYANDQYSILKAKYPDANLRGFIYNDVSVEEGIAHICADENIDLIAMLTHGRTGLLQLIKGSIAESISKNIKTPLLTFKPS encoded by the coding sequence ATGAAACTGAACAACATCATCATGCCTACAGATTTTTCGGAATCTGCAAAATTAGCACTACAATTTACTTCTATTATTGCCAAAAAAGCCGATGCTAAGATCCATTTTGTGCATATCTATAACGTTCCTTACGCACATTCCGGCACCCCTGATGCTGGCCTAACGATTGATTCTGCCGCTCACACCAAAATAAGAGAGCAACTAAATGCCCAAATGGACGCGCTTATGGCAGAACCTTATATGCAAGGGATTAAAAGTGATAGACACTTTTTAGCAGATATGGAACCATGGGAATTTGTAGATCGCATTAAAATTGATGCCGGACTAATTGCTATGGGAACTCACGGCTCTAAAGGAAATATCTGGAATTCGTGGATGGGAACTAACACGGAAAGAGTTATCCGAAAAGCAAAAATTCCCGTCCTGAGCATTCCCGTAGGAGCTGTAATAGATTCTATAAAAAGAATTTTGTTCGCTACCGACTTTCAGGATGACTTAGACGAAATCTTCCCGCAAATAATATCTTTTGCCAACTTTTTTAATGCCAGAATTGATGTAGCTTGTATTATCACACCGGCAAATTATGCTACTTCAAAATATGCAAATGACCAATACAGCATCCTAAAAGCAAAATATCCCGATGCTAACTTACGCGGATTTATCTATAACGATGTTTCGGTAGAAGAGGGAATTGCTCATATCTGTGCAGATGAAAATATTGACTTAATTGCGATGCTCACACACGGTCGCACCGGCCTATTGCAACTCATAAAAGGAAGTATTGCCGAAAGCATTTCAAAAAACATCAAAACCCCTCTGCTTACCTTTAAACCCAGCTAA
- a CDS encoding alpha-glucosidase, protein MRQFNWLLIVLLYTFCSFNIVNGQIWCELKDAEVTVFLDSTSVFSIPRSYPMSAYRNTVKTSFRSGIIEVSQRVETAWEYSRLLDTFSTENSVVIRGEVRNYQGTFRFYIHLSQSSNKTINIQFIDSIPANKRTLRFSKTKREPWFGGGEQYSTIQVNGHEIPLLVEEQGVGRGDQPISRIVSVAGAQGSQYTTYAPIPFFLSQTRAVWSNLSGYQIANFRYPNLIEWSFWDEKPNLEWAVAQSPLELIQTYTNTTGRMRPLPFWAYGSILGIQGGWKKVLPVLKQSLAAENPVEAIWIQDWVGSRKTQLGTRLWWNWLPDEARYPNFKSVCDSLLGAGIHVLGYINPFFAPEGSIGKEVITRGFAIQTPSNEPFKLSVGGSKAVLLDIWNPKAKVWFKELIAKNLIGNGLSGWMADFGEWLPPGSRSYKRICTLSDHNDYADLWIELMAEIAAEHPDLLIFNRSGFRNSVKNSQLFWAGDQTTSFQTNDGLMAQFRGILSGGFSGISQNHGDIGGYTNLHLPLLPEYRRDCNMLEVWMAFCAFLPVFRTHEGLIPERNCQFYTHDSLQRQLARWARFHRKLIPYWLACGNEATELGYPIIRHSFLVASDAPEALQAQKQFFVGNDLLVVPQLTETPKSVSCWLPPGEWISLLTGEIFQGGKFAVTPKPIVAFVRVNSPFQDLILEAAHEIWQPKNGL, encoded by the coding sequence ATGCGGCAATTTAATTGGTTATTAATTGTTTTGCTTTATACTTTTTGCAGTTTTAATATTGTAAACGGGCAAATTTGGTGTGAACTGAAAGATGCCGAAGTAACGGTATTTCTGGATAGTACATCCGTATTTTCTATTCCCAGAAGTTATCCGATGAGTGCTTACCGAAACACTGTAAAGACTTCTTTTCGGTCAGGAATTATTGAAGTGAGCCAACGGGTAGAAACAGCTTGGGAATATTCCCGCTTGTTGGATACTTTTTCAACCGAAAACTCAGTCGTTATTCGGGGTGAAGTACGTAATTATCAGGGAACTTTTCGGTTCTATATCCATCTATCGCAATCTTCCAATAAAACAATAAATATACAATTTATAGATTCAATACCGGCCAATAAACGCACTCTTCGTTTTAGTAAAACCAAACGAGAACCTTGGTTTGGTGGCGGGGAGCAGTATTCTACCATACAAGTCAATGGCCATGAAATCCCTTTATTAGTTGAAGAACAAGGCGTTGGGCGTGGCGACCAGCCAATATCAAGAATTGTCTCAGTTGCCGGAGCACAAGGAAGCCAATATACGACATACGCACCAATACCTTTTTTTCTCAGCCAAACGAGAGCCGTTTGGTCTAATTTATCCGGCTATCAAATTGCCAACTTTCGTTATCCTAACTTGATTGAGTGGTCTTTTTGGGATGAAAAGCCAAATTTAGAATGGGCAGTAGCCCAAAGCCCCTTAGAACTTATTCAAACTTATACAAACACTACCGGCAGAATGCGCCCCTTACCTTTTTGGGCTTACGGATCAATATTGGGAATTCAAGGTGGCTGGAAAAAAGTCCTTCCTGTGTTAAAACAATCTCTTGCAGCAGAAAATCCGGTAGAGGCAATCTGGATACAAGATTGGGTTGGCAGCCGAAAAACCCAGTTAGGAACCCGTTTATGGTGGAACTGGCTGCCTGATGAAGCACGTTATCCGAATTTTAAATCAGTATGCGATTCATTATTAGGTGCCGGAATTCATGTTTTGGGATACATAAATCCTTTTTTTGCACCCGAAGGAAGCATCGGCAAAGAAGTTATTACACGTGGTTTTGCCATCCAAACTCCTTCTAATGAACCTTTTAAACTATCTGTCGGTGGCTCTAAAGCCGTACTTTTAGATATTTGGAACCCTAAAGCAAAAGTTTGGTTTAAAGAATTAATAGCCAAAAATCTCATCGGAAATGGGTTATCAGGCTGGATGGCTGATTTTGGAGAATGGCTCCCGCCGGGAAGCCGTTCCTACAAAAGAATCTGCACCTTATCTGACCACAACGACTATGCCGATTTATGGATAGAACTCATGGCTGAAATAGCAGCAGAACATCCTGATTTACTGATATTTAATAGGTCAGGATTCCGTAATTCCGTCAAAAACAGCCAGTTATTTTGGGCAGGCGATCAGACCACCTCTTTTCAAACCAATGATGGATTAATGGCTCAGTTTCGGGGTATTCTTTCCGGTGGCTTTAGTGGAATCAGCCAAAATCACGGAGATATTGGCGGCTACACCAACTTACATTTACCACTTCTTCCCGAATATCGCCGTGATTGTAATATGCTGGAAGTTTGGATGGCTTTTTGCGCTTTTTTGCCGGTTTTTAGAACCCATGAGGGACTTATTCCTGAAAGAAATTGCCAATTTTATACCCATGATTCGTTACAACGCCAACTTGCCCGTTGGGCAAGGTTTCATCGAAAATTGATTCCCTATTGGTTAGCGTGTGGCAATGAAGCTACCGAACTTGGATACCCTATCATTCGGCATAGTTTTTTAGTAGCATCAGACGCACCGGAAGCGCTGCAAGCCCAAAAGCAGTTCTTTGTAGGAAACGATTTACTGGTCGTTCCCCAGCTTACAGAAACGCCCAAGTCGGTTTCTTGCTGGCTACCACCCGGAGAATGGATTAGCTTATTAACAGGAGAGATATTTCAGGGCGGAAAATTTGCCGTTACGCCTAAACCTATTGTAGCTTTTGTCCGCGTAAATTCTCCTTTTCAAGATTTAATCTTAGAAGCAGCCCATGAAATCTGGCAACCTAAAAACGGGTTATAA
- the def gene encoding peptide deformylase, with amino-acid sequence MILPIVGYGSPVLRAKAKNITSDYPNLSQLIDNMYDTMYNAHGVGLAAPQIGLDIRLFIVDGTPMDKEDKDPDTPNEDMSNFKKVFINPTIIEQSGQNWAFNEGCLSIPDIREDISRKQLIHIQYFDQHWVQYTETYSGTKARIIQHEYDHLEGVLFTDYLSPLKKQLIYTKLQKIQKGTIHVGYPMKFAKSK; translated from the coding sequence ATGATTCTTCCAATAGTAGGCTATGGCTCTCCAGTACTTAGAGCAAAAGCCAAAAACATTACATCAGATTATCCTAACCTATCTCAACTCATTGATAATATGTATGATACAATGTACAATGCTCATGGAGTTGGGTTAGCAGCTCCCCAAATAGGGCTGGATATCCGCCTGTTTATTGTGGACGGCACCCCAATGGACAAAGAAGATAAAGACCCAGATACCCCCAACGAAGATATGTCTAACTTCAAAAAGGTATTCATAAACCCAACCATTATTGAACAAAGTGGACAAAACTGGGCGTTTAACGAAGGATGCCTAAGCATTCCAGATATTCGTGAAGATATATCCAGAAAACAACTTATTCATATTCAATATTTTGACCAACATTGGGTACAATATACAGAAACCTATTCAGGAACAAAGGCACGAATTATTCAGCATGAATATGACCATTTGGAGGGAGTTTTGTTTACAGATTATCTTAGCCCGCTCAAAAAACAACTGATTTATACCAAACTTCAAAAAATTCAAAAAGGAACTATCCACGTTGGCTATCCAATGAAATTTGCAAAATCTAAATAA
- the ruvX gene encoding Holliday junction resolvase RuvX, with the protein MPRILAIDYGSKRCGLAHTDPLKVIATPLHACATNELFPFLHHYLSQQNVEKIILGYPKTLQNTDTDATQAVRQLEKSLQKRYPNIPILLWDERFTSKMAHQTMLAAGLKKSDRRDKLLVDRTAAVILLQSYLNTQL; encoded by the coding sequence ATGCCCAGAATCCTCGCTATTGACTACGGCTCAAAACGCTGTGGATTAGCTCATACAGACCCACTTAAGGTAATCGCAACTCCGCTACACGCGTGCGCCACAAACGAACTCTTCCCATTTTTACATCACTATTTATCACAACAAAACGTAGAAAAAATCATCCTTGGCTACCCCAAAACACTCCAAAACACAGATACGGACGCAACCCAAGCAGTAAGACAACTTGAAAAAAGTCTTCAAAAACGCTATCCCAATATCCCTATTTTACTTTGGGACGAACGCTTTACCTCCAAAATGGCACATCAAACTATGCTGGCTGCCGGCTTAAAAAAATCAGACAGACGAGATAAACTGCTTGTAGATAGAACCGCAGCCGTAATTTTGCTCCAATCTTATCTAAATACACAATTATGA
- a CDS encoding DUF6029 family protein: MLRTLLVIIISGCIHRLYGQSEMETRIQEITSQIGTVTGNMQFDAQTYQYDSIIGTPKVPEKARSNMFTNILWYKGHFSAGFRYEHYLNPLLGFDPRYTGSGIPYRFAKFTSDFLEVTIGNVYEQFGSGLILRTFDDRSLGYDNSVDGFGVQIRPVSGVTVKGIWGRQRSFFTLGQGIVRGVDGEVSLNELLDTSGTWKTQISVGGGFVSKYQPDQDPVYRLPENVGTWAARLNFKVGKVNLFAEYAHKVNDPSAVNSFIYKNGEALLLTLSYARKNLGFSLNAKRLDNMDFRSDRTASGNNLNINFMPPIAKQHTYRLNTLYLYATQPLGEMGLQGDLYLNLPKETSLGGKYGTNITMNFSIVQNIDTTQLSNGLGYESKFFSIGKRMFYRDFNIEINRKISSKLKLTAAYFNIVYDKDKIQGLSGVGTVYANMWVLEALFKINAKHSIRMEAQQLLTKQDMGNWMMGLLEYTISPHWFLAVFDEYNYGNKEKMQRIHYLSSQIGYQRGNSRLTVGYARQRAGLVCVGGLCRVVPASNGFQVSVTTSF; this comes from the coding sequence ATGCTACGTACACTTTTGGTCATCATAATTTCAGGTTGTATTCATAGGTTATATGGTCAGTCTGAAATGGAAACTCGCATTCAGGAGATAACTTCTCAGATAGGCACTGTAACGGGAAATATGCAGTTTGACGCACAAACTTACCAATATGATTCAATTATTGGAACGCCAAAAGTTCCGGAAAAGGCTCGTTCTAATATGTTTACGAATATTTTATGGTACAAAGGGCATTTTTCGGCAGGGTTTCGTTATGAACATTATTTGAACCCGCTTTTGGGATTTGACCCGCGCTACACCGGAAGCGGAATTCCATACCGCTTTGCTAAGTTTACATCTGACTTTTTGGAGGTAACTATCGGTAATGTGTATGAGCAATTCGGCTCCGGCTTGATATTACGAACTTTTGATGACCGGTCATTAGGCTATGATAATAGTGTGGACGGTTTTGGGGTTCAAATCAGACCTGTTTCAGGGGTTACGGTAAAAGGTATTTGGGGTAGGCAACGGTCGTTTTTCACTTTAGGGCAAGGAATCGTACGGGGCGTTGACGGAGAAGTGTCTCTTAATGAATTGTTAGACACCAGCGGCACTTGGAAAACCCAAATCTCCGTAGGAGGCGGCTTTGTTAGTAAATATCAACCTGACCAAGACCCCGTTTATCGCCTGCCGGAAAATGTAGGTACATGGGCAGCCCGGCTAAACTTTAAAGTAGGAAAAGTAAACCTCTTTGCTGAATATGCCCATAAAGTGAACGACCCCTCCGCCGTAAATTCATTCATCTATAAAAATGGAGAAGCATTACTCCTAACCTTATCTTATGCCCGTAAAAACCTTGGGTTCTCTCTCAATGCTAAACGTTTAGATAATATGGACTTCCGTTCTGATAGAACCGCTTCCGGCAATAACCTAAACATCAACTTTATGCCCCCAATCGCCAAACAGCACACTTACCGATTAAATACATTGTATTTATATGCTACTCAGCCACTTGGTGAAATGGGATTGCAAGGAGACCTTTACCTGAACCTTCCCAAAGAAACTTCTCTCGGCGGAAAATATGGCACCAATATTACCATGAACTTTTCTATCGTCCAAAATATTGATACCACACAGCTATCCAACGGACTGGGCTATGAATCTAAGTTCTTTAGCATCGGAAAACGAATGTTTTACCGCGACTTTAATATAGAAATTAACCGAAAAATATCCTCTAAATTAAAACTTACCGCTGCTTATTTCAACATAGTGTATGACAAAGATAAGATTCAAGGGCTTTCTGGAGTCGGAACTGTTTATGCAAATATGTGGGTTTTAGAGGCATTGTTTAAGATTAATGCTAAACACAGCATCCGCATGGAAGCCCAGCAACTCCTTACCAAGCAAGATATGGGCAATTGGATGATGGGTTTACTGGAATACACAATTTCACCCCATTGGTTTCTGGCTGTTTTTGATGAGTATAATTACGGAAATAAAGAAAAAATGCAACGTATTCACTACCTTAGCAGCCAGATAGGTTACCAACGCGGTAATTCACGATTAACCGTAGGTTATGCGAGACAACGTGCCGGCTTAGTTTGTGTTGGCGGGCTTTGTCGGGTAGTTCCCGCCTCTAACGGATTTCAAGTTTCAGTAACAACTTCATTCTAA